Genomic window (Polaromonas sp. JS666):
CGGGAGCAGGCCACGGCGCAAATCTCGCGCGTGCAGTCCTCCATCCTGGAGGCCACGCGCAAGATCGAGGAAGTGCAGCTCACCAGCCGCAACCAGATGAGCGGCGAGCTGTCAGAGACCATGAACAAGCTGGCCACCCTGTCGCAAGGGGGTCGGGCGCTTGAAGACAAAGTCAAGCATGCCGATATCAAGTCGCCCGTGCGCGGCACCGTGAAGCGCCTGCTGGTCAATACCATGGGGGCGGTGGTGCAACCCGGCAAGGAAGTGGTTGAGGTGGTCCCGCTGGACGACGCGCTGATCCTGGAGGTACAAATCACCCCCAAGGACATTGCCTTCCTGCGTCCCGGGCAGCAGGCCATGGTGAAGTTCAGCGCCTATGACTTTTCCATTTACGGCGGACTGGAGGCGGATGTGATCAACATTGGCGCAGACTCGGTCATCGACGAAAAAGGCAATGCCTTCTATCATGTGCGGGTGCGCACACACAAACCCAGCCTGGGGCCCAACCTCCCCATCATTCCGGGCATGGTGGCGCAGGTTGACATCCTCACTGGCAAGAAGTCGGTGTTGGCTTATCTGCTCAAACCCGTACTGCGGGCCAGAGCCAACGCCCTGACTGAGCGCTGAGCAAGCGATGAACGAGCGATGAGTATCGAGCACCTGTTCCTCACCACGCCCGCCGCGCCCGTGCCGGAGCGCTGGTGCGAGGCGTTTCCCGCCGGGCGGGTGCACGAGGCGCCGGCCATGCTGGCCCATTTGCGCGGTCGGCCAGCGAATGCCAGCCTGATATGGCTCAGCACCGCCGATGCGCAGTGGGCCGTGCAGCTGCGCCAGGTTTTGCAGGCCCTGCCCGGAGTGCCTGTCGTGGTGGTGTCCGGCCGGCCCCACCCCCTCGAAGGCCTGGATGCCCTCGACAAGGGTGCGCGCGGCTATACCCATGCCTATGCCGTGCCTGCACTGTTGCAGGAGGTCGCCCTGGTCGTCGAGCATGGCGGCCTGTGGGTGGGCCCGGACCTGATGCGCCGGCTGGTCGCCTCGACCCATGCGGCGCTGGCACGCCTCCCTGCGGCACCCGCTGCCGCGGTGGCGCCTGACCAGAACGCCTGGGCCCAATTGTCCGCACGGGAGGCCGAAGTGGCCCACGCCGTCTCGGCCGGGCGCTCCAACAAGGAGGTGGCCACCCTGATGCATATTTCAGAGCGCACCGTCAAAGCCCACCTCGGCGCCGTGTTCGAGAAACTGGGCGTGCGCGATCGCCTGCAACTGGTGCTGCGCCTTGCAGCCTCCGCTGATACGGCGCAGACCCCTGAGCGGGAGCTATTGTCATGACTGATACACCGCCACCCTCAAGCGCGCTGCTGTGCCGTCGCGATGCCGCGGGACGCATCGTCGCCGTGACCCGGCAAGCCCTGAGCGCGCAAGACGCGCTGGCCGCAGGCTGGGAGGCCGTGCATGCGGCCGATCCCGGGGTGGAACAGTTCTTACGTGAAGTGTCCAGCCAGACCAATCCATTGAGCCAGACCGATGCCGGCCTGGCCCGCGTGCTTGAGGACCTGATCGACGTGCTCATCAACCGGGGGCTCATTCAGTTCACCGACCTGCCCGCTGCGGCCCAGGCCAAGCTGCTTGAGCGACGCCAGACCCGGGCCAGCCTGGCCAACCGGCTGGAACTGCTGCCCGACGACGGCGACAGCTTCCCGCTTTGATGCGGCGCACGGGGTAGCGCCAAAACGGTTCAGTTAATCCCTTGCCCCTGGCTTGTCATCCCGGACTTTGATCCGGGATCCATGGATTGCGGGTTAAGCCCGCCATGACAAGTCAAGGTTTTGGTCATTCCGATTCAGGGTGAATAACTTGACTGAACCGTATTGGGGACAGCGCCGCCCCACGTAGTCGCGGAATTGCGGAATTATTACCGGATAGCCCAAGATATGGACCTAAGTCCAATAGACGGGCCGGCAACACCCCCTTAATCTTCAGGCCATCAGTGTTGATAACCTGGGCTCACGGGCCCAGGCTCTTTTTTCTTACCGGAGAGCATCATGGCCCAATTCGCAACCGTCGCCGCCATCACGGGAAATGGCTCGGTCCTCGCTGTCGACGTGCAGGGCAGGACCCGCGTCCTCAAGGTTGGTGACACCCTGCAAAAGGGTGAAACCGTGCGCACCGTGGGCGACGTCCGGGTCGAGCTCCTGATGGAAGACGGCAGCCTGCTGGCTGTTGCGCCCGCGCAAAGCATCCGCCTGGATGAAAACGTGGTCCAGTCCGACCAGCGACCCACGGCCCAGGACAGCGCGGTCACCACGCCGGCCACGGCAGACGCCGTCATCCAGGCGCTCGAACGCGGGACCGATCTGAACCAGTCACTCGAAGCCACCGCGGCCGGTTTGGTCCCCGGCGGCGGTGTTGACGGCGGCAGCAGCTTTGTGCAGTTGCTGCGCATCGCCGAGGGTGTGAGCCCGCTGGCCTACGAGTACAACTTTGTGCCGCCCGAGCTGCAGCCTGATATTGAGTCGATTCCCGAGCCGGTGCCACCCACGGTCAGCGTCGGCGTTACCGTGGGTGTGCAGGTCGGTGTAGGCGAGGGCGGCCCGGGCCTGATCACCGGCGAAATGATCCAGGGCACAGTCTCGACCGCCGATGTGATCGAGGGCTCCGGCGGCGGCAGCAAGGCCGTCACCTTCCTGATTACCCTGAACCAGGTCTCCACGACCGATGTGACGGTCACCTACACCATCGTGCCCGGCACCGCGAGCAATCCGGCGGACTATTTCGACGGTGCGGTCACCGGCACGGTTACCATCCCGGCCGGCTATATCGGCTTCTTCGTGACTGAAAACATTGTGGGAGACATCCTGGTCGAAGGCAATGAAACCTTCACCATTGTCCTGAGCAATCCGATCGGGGCCACCCTGATCAACGACACGGCGACCGTGACCATCATTGACGATGACCACGCACCGGTGGCGGTCGACGACAGCAACAGCCTGACTGAAGACCAGATCTCCGTCTCGGGCAACGTGATCCCCAACGATACCGATGCAGACGGCCAGACCCTGTCCGTGGTCGGCCCCTCGATCACGGCGACCAATGCCTACGGCACGCTGGTCATCGACAGCGCGACGGGCGGCTACACCTTCACGCTGAACGAAGCCACCCAGGCAGCGGCGCAGGCACTGGACGACGGCGAATCCATCAACATGGTGTTTGCCGATGTCTACCAGGTGACCGATGGCGCCAACCTGAGCAATCTGGCCGATGTGAGCATCACCATCACCGGCACCAATGACGGGCCAATTATCACCGCCGATCCCGGCAATGAAGGCGGCAACGACGTGGTGTACGAGTCTGGTCTGGCAATCGGTTCCGATGCGGCGGCCGGCACCGAATTTGCATTCGGCACCTTCACGGTATCGGATGCGGACGGCCTGGACGACATCCAGAGCGTCACCATCAACGGCGTCACCGTCGCGATTGGCAGCCTGGTGGGCCAGAGCTTCGCGGGTACGAACGGCACCCTGACGGTCACCGCCTACGATGCCGGCACCGGCGTCGCCAGCTACACCTATGAGCTGACCAGCCCGACCACGGATGTGGATGGCACGGAGACCGATGTCTTCACGCTGACCACGTCAGACGGCACGGCCACTTCGGCACCGGCCGCGATCACCATTGAGATCATTGACGACGTGCCGACGGCACGTGCGGACACGGACAGCGTGGCCGAGGGCGCGGATACGACCGGCAACGTGCTGACGGGCGCGGGCACCACGAGCGGGGGCGCTGGCGCCGACACGGCCGGTGCCGATGGCTTTGGTGCCGGCGCGGTGGTGGGCGTGGCGGCGGGCAGCAACACAGCCGTGCCGGTGTCCGGTGGTGTGGGCGGAGGCATTGCCGGCACCTACGGCACGCTGACGCTGAACGCGGACGGCAGCTACACCTACGAGGCCAATCCTGATGCGGTGACGAGCAACCAGACCGACACGTTCGTGTACACCATCGTGGATGGCGACGGCGACCTGTCGACCACGACGCTGACGATCAGCGTGAACAACGTCACGGTGACGGCAAGCGACACGGACGCGCTGGTCAACGAAGCGGGCCTGCCCGTGGTGGGCAGCGATGCGGCGAGCAACAGCGAAATCTTCAACGGCGCGATCACCCCGTCGGGCGGCACGGGCCCGTACACCTACACGCTGACCAGCACCGCCAACGGTGCCTATGGCAACCTGGTGCTCAATGCCGACGGCACTTACACCTACACGCTGGACACGACCTTCGACGGTGCGACGCTCAACAACGGCGTCACCACCGAGCAGGACAAGGACAGCTTCAGCTACACGGTGACGGACGCCAACGGCAACACCACCACCGGCACCATCCTGGTGGACATCATTGACGACGTGCCGACGGCACGTGCGGACACGGACAGCGTGAACGAGGGCGCGGATACGACCGGCAACGTGCTGACGGGCGCGGGCACCACGAGCGGGGGCGCTGGCGCCGACACGGCCGGTGCCGATGGCTTTGGTGCCGGCGCGGTGGTGGGCGTGGCGGCGGGCAGCAACACAGCCGTGCCGGTGTCCGGTGGTGTGGGCGGAGGCATTGCCGGCACCTACGGCACGCTGACGCTGAACGCGGACGGCAGCTACACCTACGAGGCCAATCCTGATGCGGTGACGAGCAACCAGACCGACACGTTCGTGTACACCATCGTGGATGGCGACGGCGACCTGTCGACCACGACGCTGACGATCAGCGTGAACAACGTCACGGTGACGGCAAGCGACACGGACGCGCTGGTCAACGAAGCGGGCCTGCCCGTGGTGGGCAGCGATGCGGCGAGCAACAGCGAAATCTTCAACGGCGCGATCACCCCGTCGGGCGGCACGGGCCCGTACACCTACACGCTGACCAGCACCGCCAACGGTGCCTACGGCAACCTGGTGCTCAATGCCGACGGCACCTACACCTACACGCTGGACACGACCTTCGACGGTGCGACGCTCAACAACGGCGTCACCACCGAGCAGGACAAGGACAGCTTCAGCTACACGGTGACGGACGCCAACGGCAACAGCACCACCGGCACCATCCTGGTGGACATCATTGACGACGTGCCGACGGCGCGTGCGGACACGGACAGCGTGAACGAGGGCGCGGATACGACCGGCAACGTGCTGACGGGCGCGGGCACCACGAGCGGGGGCGCTGGCGCCGACACGGCCGGTGCCGATGGCTTTGGTGCCGGCGCGGTGGTGGGCGTGGCGGCGGGCAGCAACACAGCCGTGCCGGTGTCCGGTGGTGTGGGCGGAGGCATTGCCGGCACCTACGGCACGCTGACGCTGAACGCGGACGGCAGCTACACCTACGAGGCCAATCCTGATGCGGTGACGAGCAACCAGACCGACACGTTCGTGTACACCATCGTGGATGGCGACGGCGACCTGTCGACCACGACGCTGACGATCAGCGTGAACAACGTCACGGTGACGGCAAGCGACACGGACGCGCTGGTCAACGAAGCGGGCCTGCCCGTGGTGGGCAGCGATGCGGCGAGCAACAGCGAAATCTTCAACGGCGCGATCACCCCGTCGGGCGGCACGGGCCCGTACACCTACACGCTGACCAGCACCGCCAACGGTGCCTATGGCAACCTGGTGCTCAATGCCGACGGCACTTACACCTACACGCTGGACACGACCTTCGACGGTGCGACGCTCAACAACGGCGTCACCACCGAGCAGGACAAGGACAGCTTCAGCTACACGGTGACGGACGCCAACGGCAACACCACCACCGGCACCATCCTGGTGGACATCATTGACGATGTGCCCGTTGTTCTGGATAAGACGGATCTTATTTATTCGAATTCCAGCAATCCGTCTCCTGGTGGCACGGGCGTTTTCGACTACATCATCGGCGCGGACAGCCGGACGACGTTCAGTTCATCCGACTCCGATTTTTCGGCAATCACGCTGGCCGGCATGGTCGGCGCGACGGCAATTTCCACACCATCCGTGACCTGGGCTTCCGAAGATTCGAACGAGGCGGTCTTCGATGTGCAGTTCTCCTATGCAGCGAATCCGCTCACCCCTGGCGTACTGACAGAGGCCAATGGGACGCTCACCTTCGACAAGGTAAGCGGTACCTATGAGCTAACGCTGGATGAGCCGATCGAAAGCTTCAGCATTCTGACCACCAGCGGTACGCTTTCCAAAGAAAGCTACAACCTGGTTGGGCCGTCGGAAGCTCAGCCGGAAATCGTGGTGTCCAAGCTGGCAGAAGAGTTCTTTGTGCGGTTTACCGGTGGCGAAGAGCAGGGCGGCGGCCCGGTGGATTTCAAATCGAGCGACGGCAATACGGCGTTCACTAACGGCGAGACTTTTGTCGGTGCACAGGCGTGGGTGAGTATTTCAGGTAGCTCCAACGGCGTTTCCAGCGATACCTTGCAAGCCGGCGAAGTGCTCAATATGGATTTCTACAACTCCAGCCCTGGGTCAAACGGTACCCCCGGACCCGGTACTGCAACGGCGAACGGTATCTATCTCAAGCTCGATCAGCTCGGTGCTGGCGAGGATTTCGTTGTGATCCTCAAGCTCGTCGATGCCAGCGACCCGACAATTACAACAACCAGAGCTATCGTGATCGATTATGCTGATATTTACCTGTCTTCGGAATCGAACCCTTATGGGATTACGTTTGTGGACGACAGCGATGGCGTGGTGATCATTGAAAGCAATGACTACAACAGCGGTGGCAGCAATTGGGTGATCAACGGCGTGCAACTGCTGGTTTCGACCGAAACCGTGACCGGCTCGGGCATCGACCTCAATCGTGCTACGGGTGATGCCGGCGGATCGAGCGGGACAGATGTATTCGGGAGCGATACCGTCGACAATGACGTGATCAAAATTTCCGATATTGGCATCATCTCGACCACGAGCGACACGCAGGATGCTTCGCTGGACTTTAGCTTCACCCTCGTGGATGCCGATGGAGACAACACGGCAAGCCAGACGCTGAGTGTCACGATCGAAGGAAGTTCCACCTTCGAAGGTACGGCCAGCGCCGAATCCATTACGGGAGATGGCAGTGCCAACGTTCTGATCGGCGGTGCCGGCAACGACATCCTGGAGGGTGGCGGCGGCGCCGACGTCTTCAAATGGAGCTTGACTGATCAAGGTACCGTCGGAACGCCGGCTGCCGATGTCGTGACAGATTTTGCTGCAGGAGACACGTTGAATCTTCTGGATCTGCTGCCGGGCGCGCCTGGAACGGATCTAACGCAGTATCTGGATGTTACGCAAGAGGCTGGCGGGATCATGATCCATGTGACGGATGGCACCGGAGCTGCATCGACGAACGATGTGCAGACAATTCTTCTTGCGAGCTACACCACGACAGATACGGTGACGGACATACTGAACGAGTTGAAAGCGACCCAACAGTACACAGGGTAACTTTCAACGCAATCCAAACAGCAAGTATTCAGTCCCAACCCCGGCGCGCCAACGCCGGGGTTTTCTTGCGTCCCGCGTGGCGCGCTCGCCAACCCGCCTCAACGCCCCTTCGCCTCCAGCCAGGGCGAGACATCGGTGATGTTCTCGTCAAACTCGTGGCTTCCGCGCCCATTGAAGCGCTCGGCGGTGTCGGGAATTACCCAGCGCTTGCTGCGGGCCTGCAGAAGGCAGTTGATCGACGGGGAGGCGCCCGACGCCATGTCGAACTGCAGGCCAAGCTGCTGGAGCGGCGCCAAACCCGGGCCAGGCTGGCCAACCGGCTGAATTGCTGCCCGGCGACGGCGACAATGTCCGGCTTTGAGGGGGGCGTCCGCGGGGTTGAGCTACCGCCCAAACAGCCCAAAAACAGCCCAAAAGTAGCCTCAAATATGGACCAAAGTCCAATAGACAGGCCGGTGGCGCAACCTTAGTCTTTGAGTTATCAGGGGTGATACCCTGGGCCTGCGGGCCCAGGCTCTTTTTCTTTACCGGAGAGCATCATGGCCCAATTCGCAACCGTCGCCGCCATCACGGGAAATGGCTCGGTCCTCGCTGTCGACGTGCAGGGCAGGACCCGCGTCCTCAAGGTTGGTGACACCCTGCAAAAGGGTGAAACCGTGCGCACCGTGGGCGACGTCCGGGTCGAGCTCCTGATGGAAGACGGCAGCCTGCTGGCTGTTGCGCCCGCGCAAAGCATCCGCCTGGATGAAAACGTGGTCCAGTCCGACCAGCGACCCACGGCCCAGGACAGCGCGGTCACCACGCCGGCCACGGCAGACGCCGTCATCCAGGCGCTCGAACGCGGGACCGATCTGAACCAGTCACTCGAAGCCACCGCGGCCGGTTTGGTCCCCGGCGGCGGTGTTGACGGCGGCAGCAGCTTTGTGCAGTTGCTGCGCATCGCCGAGGGTGTGAGCCCGCTGGCCTACGAGTACAACTTTGTGCCGCCCGAGCTGCAGCCTGATATTGAGTCGATTCCCGAGCCGGTGCCACCCACGGTCAGCGTCGGCGTTACCGTGGGTGTGCAGGTCGGTGTAGGCGAGGGCGGCCCGGGCCTGATCACCGGCGAAATGATCCAGGGCACAGTCTCGACCGCCGATGTGATCGAGGGCTCCGGCGGCGGCAGCAAGGCCGTCACCTTCCTGATTACCCTGAACCAGGTCTCCACGACCGATGTGACGGTCACCTACACCATCGTGCCCGGCACCGCGAGCAATCCGGCGGACTATTTCGACGGTGCGGTCACCGGCACGGTTACCATCCCGGCCGGCTATATCGGCTTCTTCGTGACTGAAAACATTGTGGGAGACATCCTGGTCGAAGGCAATGAAACCTTCACCATTGTCCTGAGCAATCCGATCGGGGCCACCCTGATCAACGACACGGCGACCGTGACCATCATTGACGATGACCACGCACCGGTGGCGGTCGACGACAGCAACAGCCTGACTGAAGACCAGATCTCCGTCTCGGGCAACGTGATCCCCAACGATACCGATGCAGACGGCCAGACCCTGTCCGTGGTCGGCCCCTCGATCACGGCGACCAATGCCTACGGCACGCTGGTCATCGACAGCGCGACGGGCGGCTACACCTTCACGCTGAACGAAGCCACCCAGGCAGCGGCGCAGGCACTGGACGACGGCGAATCCATCAACATGGTGTTTGCCGATGTCTACCAGGTGACCGATGGCGCCAACCTGAGCAATCTGGCCGATGTGAGCATCACCATCACCGGCACCAATGACGGGCCAATTATCACCGCCGATCCCGGCAATGAAGGCGGCAACGACGTGGTGTACGAGTCTGGTCTGGCAAT
Coding sequences:
- a CDS encoding helix-turn-helix transcriptional regulator; translated protein: MSIEHLFLTTPAAPVPERWCEAFPAGRVHEAPAMLAHLRGRPANASLIWLSTADAQWAVQLRQVLQALPGVPVVVVSGRPHPLEGLDALDKGARGYTHAYAVPALLQEVALVVEHGGLWVGPDLMRRLVASTHAALARLPAAPAAAVAPDQNAWAQLSAREAEVAHAVSAGRSNKEVATLMHISERTVKAHLGAVFEKLGVRDRLQLVLRLAASADTAQTPERELLS
- a CDS encoding retention module-containing protein, with translation MAQFATVAAITGNGSVLAVDVQGRTRVLKVGDTLQKGETVRTVGDVRVELLMEDGSLLAVAPAQSIRLDENVVQSDQRPTAQDSAVTTPATADAVIQALERGTDLNQSLEATAAGLVPGGGVDGGSSFVQLLRIAEGVSPLAYEYNFVPPELQPDIESIPEPVPPTVSVGVTVGVQVGVGEGGPGLITGEMIQGTVSTADVIEGSGGGSKAVTFLITLNQVSTTDVTVTYTIVPGTASNPADYFDGAVTGTVTIPAGYIGFFVTENIVGDILVEGNETFTIVLSNPIGATLINDTATVTIIDDDHAPVAVDDSNSLTEDQISVSGNVIPNDTDADGQTLSVVGPSITATNAYGTLVIDSATGGYTFTLNEATQAAAQALDDGESINMVFADVYQVTDGANLSNLADVSITITGTNDGPIITADPGNEGGNDVVYESGLAIGSDAAAGTEFAFGTFTVSDADGLDDIQSVTINGVTVAIGSLVGQSFAGTNGTLTVTAYDAGTGVASYTYELTSPTTDVDGTETDVFTLTTSDGTATSAPAAITIEIIDDVPTARADTDSVAEGADTTGNVLTGAGTTSGGAGADTAGADGFGAGAVVGVAAGSNTAVPVSGGVGGGIAGTYGTLTLNADGSYTYEANPDAVTSNQTDTFVYTIVDGDGDLSTTTLTISVNNVTVTASDTDALVNEAGLPVVGSDAASNSEIFNGAITPSGGTGPYTYTLTSTANGAYGNLVLNADGTYTYTLDTTFDGATLNNGVTTEQDKDSFSYTVTDANGNTTTGTILVDIIDDVPTARADTDSVNEGADTTGNVLTGAGTTSGGAGADTAGADGFGAGAVVGVAAGSNTAVPVSGGVGGGIAGTYGTLTLNADGSYTYEANPDAVTSNQTDTFVYTIVDGDGDLSTTTLTISVNNVTVTASDTDALVNEAGLPVVGSDAASNSEIFNGAITPSGGTGPYTYTLTSTANGAYGNLVLNADGTYTYTLDTTFDGATLNNGVTTEQDKDSFSYTVTDANGNSTTGTILVDIIDDVPTARADTDSVNEGADTTGNVLTGAGTTSGGAGADTAGADGFGAGAVVGVAAGSNTAVPVSGGVGGGIAGTYGTLTLNADGSYTYEANPDAVTSNQTDTFVYTIVDGDGDLSTTTLTISVNNVTVTASDTDALVNEAGLPVVGSDAASNSEIFNGAITPSGGTGPYTYTLTSTANGAYGNLVLNADGTYTYTLDTTFDGATLNNGVTTEQDKDSFSYTVTDANGNTTTGTILVDIIDDVPVVLDKTDLIYSNSSNPSPGGTGVFDYIIGADSRTTFSSSDSDFSAITLAGMVGATAISTPSVTWASEDSNEAVFDVQFSYAANPLTPGVLTEANGTLTFDKVSGTYELTLDEPIESFSILTTSGTLSKESYNLVGPSEAQPEIVVSKLAEEFFVRFTGGEEQGGGPVDFKSSDGNTAFTNGETFVGAQAWVSISGSSNGVSSDTLQAGEVLNMDFYNSSPGSNGTPGPGTATANGIYLKLDQLGAGEDFVVILKLVDASDPTITTTRAIVIDYADIYLSSESNPYGITFVDDSDGVVIIESNDYNSGGSNWVINGVQLLVSTETVTGSGIDLNRATGDAGGSSGTDVFGSDTVDNDVIKISDIGIISTTSDTQDASLDFSFTLVDADGDNTASQTLSVTIEGSSTFEGTASAESITGDGSANVLIGGAGNDILEGGGGADVFKWSLTDQGTVGTPAADVVTDFAAGDTLNLLDLLPGAPGTDLTQYLDVTQEAGGIMIHVTDGTGAASTNDVQTILLASYTTTDTVTDILNELKATQQYTG